A region from the Achromobacter seleniivolatilans genome encodes:
- a CDS encoding type II secretion system F family protein, which yields MIWLAVASTMCCAGVLAWRIQNWFAPALRRYREIYTQEAGVRLSELFLFIDPAQLWVAAVACAAGAAALAFSATGSGVVAAVIAAAASRVPRMMVDGLRARRARRFEQQLPMALLMLAAALRAGVALATGLRHVVEQSGAPLAQEFGLMLREQRLGVPWDTSLDNLHTRMPADSTSLVVAAMRIAAQTGGNLAEALESIAQTLRARLQLQAKLQALTSQGRLQAWIVGALPLLLLAVLDQLEPEIMGLLWRTPMGWGVLAIVAVLEIAGVLLIRRIIRIDI from the coding sequence ATGATCTGGCTCGCCGTCGCCAGCACCATGTGCTGCGCGGGAGTGTTGGCGTGGCGGATTCAGAATTGGTTTGCGCCTGCGCTTCGCCGCTACCGCGAGATCTACACCCAGGAAGCCGGTGTGCGCTTGAGCGAACTGTTTCTGTTCATTGACCCGGCGCAGCTATGGGTAGCCGCCGTGGCGTGCGCGGCAGGGGCGGCGGCGCTGGCATTTTCGGCGACGGGTAGTGGTGTGGTGGCTGCGGTGATCGCGGCGGCTGCGTCCCGAGTTCCCCGCATGATGGTTGACGGGTTGCGGGCCAGGCGTGCGCGCCGCTTTGAACAGCAGTTGCCGATGGCGCTGTTGATGCTGGCTGCGGCCTTGCGCGCCGGCGTCGCGTTGGCGACGGGCCTGCGTCATGTCGTCGAGCAGAGCGGCGCGCCATTGGCGCAAGAGTTCGGTCTGATGCTGCGAGAGCAGCGATTGGGCGTTCCGTGGGACACCTCCCTGGACAACCTGCACACGCGCATGCCGGCGGACTCCACGTCGCTTGTGGTTGCTGCGATGCGCATCGCCGCTCAGACCGGCGGCAATCTTGCCGAGGCATTAGAGAGTATTGCGCAGACATTGCGCGCCCGCTTGCAGTTGCAGGCAAAGCTGCAGGCACTGACGTCTCAGGGGCGATTGCAGGCTTGGATTGTGGGGGCGCTGCCGTTGTTGTTGCTGGCTGTGTTGGACCAGCTAGAGCCGGAAATCATGGGGCTGCTGTGGCGTACGCCGATGGGGTGGGGCGTGCTGGCTATCGTGGCAGTGCTTGAAATAGCAGGGGTGCTACTGATCCGCCGCATTATCCGGATCGATATTTGA
- a CDS encoding type II and III secretion system protein family protein, with amino-acid sequence MTRAAAILAVFVLSSLCFSAWAVPEALELQVGETRVLAHPGVKRVAIGNGQVLSAIEAEGREVVIFARAEGVSSVHVWTAAARPKAYELRVVPAGAPRLRAEVEALLARIPGARSSNVGGRIVIEGDDLSDDDRARIAALAERYPALLDFTGQVGWDRMVLLDVQVVEIPISRMREFGLRWDGVTQGGVNAGLAWDGGSRGRISRPGESVIETTGSVSAAAGYFGVNALLSARIAALAQSGEAVMLAQPQLLARSGASATFLAGGEVPYATTDSRGNPTTMFKPYGVSLSITPRIDRNGVIRSLIEVEASSIDTSLSVAGGPALRTRRASTEFNVRSGNTLVIGGFLSREQGHEVSGLPWLQNIPILGALFSSRRYQQRETELAIFVTPKVVSQSEPAMMDRVLRGRQVLESAFPEAPRMGTAAPNAALGWNPYSGAGSQWSVEESTSGGTRGQ; translated from the coding sequence ATGACACGCGCGGCTGCAATTCTCGCCGTATTCGTGCTGTCTTCGCTGTGTTTTTCAGCCTGGGCCGTGCCGGAAGCACTAGAGCTGCAAGTAGGTGAAACGCGTGTGTTGGCGCACCCCGGCGTGAAACGGGTAGCGATCGGCAACGGCCAAGTGCTCAGCGCCATCGAAGCCGAAGGCCGCGAAGTCGTGATTTTTGCGCGCGCCGAAGGCGTCTCGTCGGTTCATGTCTGGACGGCAGCGGCGCGGCCTAAAGCTTATGAACTGAGGGTGGTTCCAGCGGGTGCGCCTCGGTTGCGCGCCGAGGTCGAAGCATTGCTGGCCCGCATTCCTGGCGCGCGCAGCTCGAATGTAGGGGGGCGCATTGTGATCGAGGGCGATGATCTATCCGACGATGATCGTGCGCGCATTGCCGCCTTGGCCGAGCGCTATCCCGCTCTATTGGATTTCACCGGACAGGTGGGATGGGACAGGATGGTGCTGTTAGATGTGCAGGTAGTCGAGATCCCAATATCAAGAATGCGTGAGTTCGGCCTGCGCTGGGATGGCGTGACGCAAGGCGGTGTGAATGCGGGTCTGGCGTGGGATGGGGGCTCTCGCGGGCGCATAAGCCGGCCCGGCGAGTCCGTGATCGAGACAACGGGGTCGGTGTCTGCGGCAGCGGGTTATTTCGGCGTGAATGCGCTGCTGTCTGCTCGTATCGCCGCCCTGGCGCAAAGTGGCGAGGCCGTCATGTTGGCACAGCCGCAATTGCTGGCGCGCAGCGGAGCCAGTGCAACCTTTCTTGCCGGGGGAGAAGTGCCCTACGCCACGACTGATTCTCGCGGCAATCCCACGACCATGTTCAAGCCTTACGGCGTATCCCTAAGCATCACACCCCGGATCGACCGCAATGGCGTCATTCGCTCGTTGATCGAGGTCGAGGCCAGTTCGATAGATACGTCGCTAAGCGTGGCGGGTGGCCCGGCGCTGCGGACGCGGCGCGCATCCACTGAATTTAATGTGCGTTCGGGTAATACGCTGGTCATTGGCGGCTTTCTGTCCCGGGAGCAGGGGCACGAAGTCAGCGGCTTGCCCTGGCTGCAGAACATTCCCATTCTGGGCGCCTTGTTTTCATCGCGCCGCTATCAGCAGCGCGAAACCGAGCTGGCAATTTTTGTGACACCCAAAGTTGTGTCGCAAAGCGAGCCCGCGATGATGGACAGGGTGTTGCGCGGCCGCCAGGTATTGGAATCCGCCTTTCCTGAGGCGCCTCGCATGGGAACGGCGGCGCCCAATGCCGCCCTGGGTTGGAACCCCTATTCGGGAGCGGGTTCGCAATGGAGCGTTGAAGAAAGCACATCGGGGGGGACTCGTGGGCAGTGA
- a CDS encoding phage holin family protein yields the protein MQPAEMISMGHQHLVALLFVVANFASAVRLLLYRRNGARFRLGMSWLAYLLIVGTGGQALDVLVRHEPVTVWQAVVAVLIAVLVCRAQGNVACIVRINS from the coding sequence ATGCAACCTGCCGAAATGATCAGCATGGGCCACCAGCATCTGGTGGCCCTTTTGTTTGTGGTGGCGAATTTCGCGTCGGCGGTCCGGCTGCTGCTGTATCGCCGGAATGGTGCGCGGTTCCGGTTGGGTATGTCTTGGTTGGCCTACCTGCTCATCGTGGGCACTGGGGGCCAAGCCCTGGACGTTCTGGTGAGGCATGAGCCCGTGACGGTCTGGCAGGCAGTGGTGGCGGTGCTGATCGCCGTGCTGGTTTGTCGCGCCCAGGGGAATGTGGCGTGCATTGTGAGGATCAATTCATGA
- a CDS encoding type II secretion system F family protein produces MPWWWRAAWPWVSAVAPLAGPLCSWRWRIRLTRAIEQAALPAGVGYAHLAALCASAAAAAGSLVAGIALLTTDAPPLSWLPWMAAAALAGGVSPMLWLRGLGAKRRASIERDLPFVFDMMTLCVEAGLSVQGALQLAAQSGPRGALRDALADALAEMRAGVARTAAIKALAERSNSALARNWAAALAQADALGISLGPVLRAQAAQCRSDRHVRAEQLAMQAPVKMLLPLIGCIFPCTFIVLAFPIVVQLLRSVQ; encoded by the coding sequence ATGCCTTGGTGGTGGCGTGCTGCATGGCCGTGGGTGTCAGCCGTGGCGCCATTGGCCGGGCCGTTGTGTTCCTGGCGTTGGCGCATTCGGCTGACGCGGGCGATCGAACAAGCTGCCTTGCCGGCGGGCGTGGGTTATGCACACCTGGCGGCGCTCTGTGCAAGCGCGGCCGCCGCGGCAGGCAGCTTGGTGGCGGGTATTGCGCTGCTTACTACGGATGCGCCACCGTTGTCCTGGTTGCCATGGATGGCAGCTGCGGCGCTGGCGGGCGGCGTGTCGCCCATGCTTTGGCTACGAGGGTTGGGCGCGAAGCGTCGCGCCAGTATTGAACGAGATCTGCCGTTTGTGTTCGACATGATGACGCTGTGCGTCGAGGCAGGCTTGAGCGTGCAGGGCGCCTTACAACTGGCCGCGCAAAGCGGACCTCGCGGGGCGCTGCGGGACGCATTGGCGGACGCCCTGGCCGAGATGCGGGCAGGGGTGGCTAGAACGGCTGCGATCAAGGCTTTGGCCGAGCGCAGCAATAGCGCGCTTGCGCGGAATTGGGCGGCAGCGTTGGCGCAGGCGGATGCGCTGGGCATCAGCCTGGGGCCGGTGTTGCGCGCCCAGGCTGCGCAGTGCCGCAGTGACCGCCATGTGCGCGCCGAGCAGTTGGCCATGCAAGCGCCAGTAAAAATGCTATTGCCGCTTATCGGGTGTATTTTCCCGTGCACGTTCATCGTGCTGGCGTTTCCGATCGTGGT
- the cpaB gene encoding Flp pilus assembly protein CpaB, whose protein sequence is MKFLLLHAVQRLRRTGVYALALIAGLLSAWAVHEHVQQRVDALEAEARTPVVERLVAAYDLPAGTQLEPVHLAVREIPAQWASRDSLDPLILDSMLGATLISDLAMGEPLLNAYLTHNPPAPALASRLRSGQRALTVAAADLGGLASMLRAGDAIDIYVTFLHRQRELTVPLLQGMKVLTVGSDTDGDAGGAGNITLAAEPDEAMRFVAARQAGTLTAMLRHRDDAVAVAASAQTDLASLIGLDTATQSTPGVSILYGDQLDVHSTKAMPEVSLGGPVRSDMGQP, encoded by the coding sequence ATGAAATTTCTATTGCTTCACGCTGTGCAGCGTCTGCGACGCACAGGTGTATATGCATTGGCCTTGATTGCGGGATTGCTGTCTGCATGGGCGGTGCACGAGCACGTGCAACAACGCGTCGACGCGCTTGAGGCCGAGGCGCGCACGCCGGTTGTGGAGCGTTTGGTCGCTGCCTACGATCTGCCCGCCGGCACGCAACTGGAACCGGTGCATTTGGCCGTGCGCGAAATTCCTGCGCAGTGGGCGTCCCGTGACAGTCTTGATCCACTCATTCTAGACAGCATGCTTGGCGCGACGCTGATATCAGATTTAGCGATGGGTGAGCCGCTGCTCAACGCCTATCTGACACACAACCCGCCGGCTCCAGCCTTGGCGTCCCGGCTTCGTTCCGGTCAACGAGCGTTAACCGTCGCAGCGGCGGACCTGGGCGGCTTGGCGAGCATGCTGCGCGCGGGCGACGCGATCGATATCTATGTGACGTTCTTGCATCGTCAACGGGAGTTGACCGTACCGCTGCTGCAAGGAATGAAGGTGCTCACTGTGGGTAGCGACACGGATGGCGACGCGGGTGGCGCCGGCAATATCACGCTGGCCGCAGAGCCTGACGAGGCAATGCGATTCGTCGCTGCGCGGCAGGCTGGCACGTTGACGGCCATGTTGCGTCACCGGGACGACGCCGTTGCCGTTGCCGCATCGGCGCAGACGGATCTTGCTTCGCTGATCGGGCTGGACACGGCGACGCAATCTACACCGGGTGTCTCCATTCTTTACGGAGACCAGCTGGATGTTCATTCGACCAAGGCAATGCCGGAAGTTTCCTTGGGCGGCCCTGTTCGCTCTGACATGGGGCAGCCATGA
- the mdtD gene encoding multidrug transporter subunit MdtD: protein MAKPSSQQALLWVVAACFFMQTLDTTIVNTALPAIARSLGEDALALKPVVVAYTLTMAMLTPASGWLADRYGTRRVYLAAILIFAVGSVFCASAQTLTQLTIARVVQGVGGSMLLPIGRLAVLRTVPGDQYISALAFVSIAGQVGPIFGPTLGGLLVQVASWHWIFMINVPIGIAGLFAVRRFLPEDALTDVAPFDVLGCALLSLCMVSFSLGLDLPAGHNRIALSASLFAVSALTVLLYVLHARKRQNPLFELRLFGEPNFSVGLIGNLVCRIGSSAVPFLLPLLLQLQLGYSPLQSGLMMLPAAIAGTISKPWIAPLVRRFGYDHFLLVNTLLVGASIVSFAAISPGWPLGLQVIQLALFGATNSMQFAAMNSVTLKGLSKRDAASGNSLFSMIQMLAIGLGVTIGGGLVGMFSGESNATLGRAFTLSFVCVGVITLISASVFRRLDMTQLGRPAVKRRAAG, encoded by the coding sequence ATGGCCAAACCCTCATCACAACAGGCTTTACTTTGGGTTGTCGCAGCCTGCTTTTTCATGCAGACGCTGGACACGACAATCGTCAACACGGCGCTGCCGGCGATAGCCCGTAGCTTGGGCGAGGATGCGCTGGCGCTTAAGCCTGTGGTGGTGGCATACACCTTGACCATGGCGATGCTGACGCCCGCGTCGGGGTGGCTTGCTGACCGTTACGGCACCCGGCGAGTTTATCTGGCGGCAATTTTGATATTTGCCGTCGGCTCGGTTTTCTGCGCCTCTGCGCAGACCTTGACTCAGCTGACCATTGCGCGAGTCGTGCAGGGGGTGGGCGGGTCGATGCTGTTGCCTATTGGCCGGCTTGCTGTCTTGCGCACGGTGCCAGGTGATCAATACATATCAGCGTTGGCGTTTGTGTCCATAGCGGGGCAAGTGGGTCCCATTTTTGGACCCACGCTAGGCGGGTTGCTCGTGCAGGTGGCCAGCTGGCACTGGATCTTTATGATCAACGTGCCTATTGGCATCGCAGGCTTGTTTGCAGTCCGGCGCTTTTTGCCAGAAGACGCATTGACAGATGTGGCGCCGTTTGATGTGCTGGGCTGCGCGTTGCTGTCCCTGTGCATGGTGTCTTTTTCGTTGGGGTTGGACCTGCCTGCCGGCCACAACCGCATTGCGTTGTCTGCAAGCCTGTTCGCGGTAAGTGCGCTAACGGTATTGCTCTACGTGCTTCATGCGCGCAAGCGTCAGAATCCCTTGTTTGAGCTTCGCCTGTTCGGCGAACCTAATTTCAGTGTGGGCCTGATCGGTAATCTGGTCTGCCGCATTGGCAGCAGTGCCGTGCCTTTTTTACTGCCCTTGTTGTTGCAATTGCAGTTGGGCTACAGCCCCTTGCAATCGGGTTTGATGATGTTGCCAGCCGCGATTGCCGGCACCATCTCCAAACCTTGGATTGCACCGCTGGTCCGACGCTTTGGGTACGACCATTTCCTGTTAGTAAACACCTTGCTGGTGGGAGCGTCGATAGTCTCGTTCGCTGCCATTTCACCTGGGTGGCCATTGGGCTTGCAAGTGATTCAGCTGGCCCTGTTCGGCGCAACCAACTCCATGCAATTCGCCGCTATGAATAGCGTGACATTGAAGGGCTTGAGTAAGCGGGATGCAGCGAGCGGGAATAGCTTGTTTTCAATGATTCAGATGCTGGCAATCGGGCTGGGCGTGACGATAGGAGGGGGTTTGGTCGGCATGTTCTCGGGCGAGAGTAATGCAACGCTTGGCCGGGCCTTCACGCTAAGTTTTGTTTGCGTGGGCGTGATCACGTTGATCTCGGCGTCGGTGTTCCGGCGCCTGGATATGACGCAGTTAGGACGTCCTGCGGTAAAGCGCCGCGCTGCGGGGTAG
- the rz1 gene encoding Rz1 family lipoprotein (In lambda-like phage, genes encoding the i-spanin subunit Rz, and the o-spanin subunit Rz1 (this protein) overlap.) — protein sequence MRKYKTMVCGLMLMLCASGCTSLPPAPPPAVECLKPEPPPAWVMEPAPNLIQLLDQIISPSEEPSNE from the coding sequence ATGCGCAAGTACAAGACGATGGTCTGCGGGCTGATGTTGATGCTGTGCGCCAGCGGCTGCACGTCGCTGCCACCTGCACCGCCGCCAGCGGTCGAGTGCTTAAAGCCGGAGCCCCCGCCCGCGTGGGTGATGGAGCCCGCGCCGAACTTGATCCAGCTGCTCGATCAAATTATTTCGCCCTCCGAGGAGCCATCCAACGAGTGA
- a CDS encoding ATPase, T2SS/T4P/T4SS family, which yields MTFEDAAVRRLTVAAPVLIGRSAHCGLRIPNWRVGRQHARLLWEDASIVLEDLGTLAGTLVNGARVVRHAPVLPDDEILIGPCRLRVQWSARDGASLSEGNTHDPAEAVAVESSIVAADSMDALSMRPGQASHGVLQHPVPQPLPQGSPLQHGQPQPRPTQHRLQERRRLHTALLDGLDLRRRDVAGMSDGTLRAEAERLLTHIVATDMELSADVDKAALCREVLDEAVGLGPLEPLLAAADITEIMVNRYDEIYVERAGRLTRHHAAFTSEQSVRWVIERIVTPLGRRIDESSPMVDARLPDGSRVHAILPPVAMKGASLTIRKFPQQRPRMPDLIQAGSLSNAMAQFLALCVRMRKNLVVSGGTGSGKTTLLNILSNEIPDGERVVTIEDAAELRLIHDHLVALEARPANQEGRGRVDIRELVRNALRMRPDRIVVGECRGAEAFDMLTAMNTGHEGSLTTLHANSPRDALGRLESMILMAGLDLPLSAVREHIAASVNVVVQQARLADGRRLVTSIVEVAGMESGRIQLQDLFLYDRKAGFTGCGALPGFAREWAEQDVDMDTAWFTDVQGPSAFAQGVK from the coding sequence ATGACTTTCGAGGACGCGGCGGTGCGTCGCTTGACGGTGGCCGCGCCAGTGCTGATCGGGCGCAGCGCGCATTGCGGACTGCGTATACCGAACTGGCGAGTCGGCAGGCAACACGCCCGCTTGCTGTGGGAGGACGCCAGTATCGTGCTGGAAGATCTGGGCACCTTGGCAGGCACCCTCGTCAATGGCGCAAGGGTAGTGCGTCATGCTCCAGTATTGCCAGATGACGAAATTTTGATCGGCCCTTGCCGTTTGCGGGTGCAATGGTCCGCACGCGATGGCGCGTCATTGTCTGAAGGCAATACCCACGATCCTGCGGAAGCTGTTGCGGTCGAGTCCTCCATCGTTGCTGCGGACTCCATGGACGCGCTCTCAATGCGTCCTGGGCAGGCCTCTCATGGAGTGTTGCAGCACCCGGTGCCTCAGCCCTTGCCGCAGGGCTCGCCACTACAGCACGGGCAACCACAGCCTCGGCCGACTCAGCATCGCTTGCAAGAGCGCAGGCGCTTGCATACCGCGTTGCTGGACGGACTGGACCTGCGTAGGCGCGATGTCGCGGGTATGAGCGATGGCACGTTGCGCGCCGAAGCCGAGCGTTTGCTGACGCACATTGTCGCAACCGACATGGAATTGTCCGCCGATGTGGACAAGGCCGCTTTGTGTCGGGAGGTGCTGGACGAGGCCGTCGGCCTGGGGCCATTAGAACCGCTGTTGGCTGCGGCGGACATCACTGAAATCATGGTCAATCGCTATGACGAAATCTACGTTGAACGCGCAGGCCGTCTTACCCGTCATCACGCCGCCTTCACGAGCGAGCAGTCCGTGCGATGGGTTATCGAGCGCATCGTGACGCCGCTGGGCAGGCGTATCGACGAAAGCTCCCCAATGGTGGACGCGCGCTTGCCGGATGGGTCGCGAGTGCACGCCATTCTTCCGCCTGTGGCAATGAAAGGAGCCAGCCTGACCATCCGCAAGTTTCCCCAACAGCGGCCTCGAATGCCAGATCTGATCCAGGCAGGCTCCTTGAGCAACGCAATGGCGCAGTTTTTGGCGTTGTGCGTAAGGATGCGCAAGAACCTTGTTGTTTCCGGAGGAACGGGTTCGGGCAAGACGACATTGCTGAACATTCTGTCCAACGAAATCCCGGATGGCGAACGCGTGGTCACCATTGAAGACGCGGCTGAACTACGCCTTATCCATGATCATCTGGTGGCGTTGGAGGCGCGGCCAGCCAACCAAGAGGGCCGGGGGCGCGTTGATATCCGTGAACTGGTGCGCAATGCATTGCGCATGCGGCCCGACCGCATCGTTGTGGGGGAGTGCCGCGGGGCCGAGGCGTTTGACATGCTGACAGCCATGAACACAGGGCATGAAGGGTCGCTGACGACTCTGCACGCAAACTCGCCGCGAGACGCCTTGGGGCGGCTCGAATCGATGATCCTGATGGCAGGTCTGGATCTACCGCTGTCGGCCGTGCGTGAGCACATCGCGGCCAGTGTAAATGTGGTGGTACAGCAGGCAAGGCTGGCGGATGGCCGGCGTCTTGTGACGTCGATTGTCGAGGTGGCGGGGATGGAGAGCGGCCGCATTCAACTGCAAGACCTGTTTCTGTACGACCGCAAGGCAGGCTTTACAGGATGCGGCGCCTTACCGGGATTTGCCCGGGAATGGGCCGAGCAGGATGTGGACATGGATACCGCCTGGTTTACAGATGTTCAGGGTCCGTCCGCTTTCGCGCAGGGGGTGAAATGA
- a CDS encoding TadE/TadG family type IV pilus assembly protein translates to MTRLRVLPGPDFARQQGQALVEALLMLPLMAMLIWAVAWLGDLQWSAQRVAQLSRKAAMSSALGQPVNQVRAAGPVDLRGSSTALAGVAPRSVATLQDEWFGTGLQMLSVQAQMSVQTSGQMRVQSLSQLRVEPQTQTIGLGRGILPAPLIRRYTRVAIGAGHAQGDADMQRRIANAPTAWRQAQRTSAAEARRVGAAARRMDGPWGRPELSLDWVAAWDDVVPADRLGKRGGIVR, encoded by the coding sequence ATGACTCGGCTGCGTGTGTTGCCAGGGCCGGATTTCGCCCGGCAACAAGGCCAGGCGCTGGTGGAAGCACTGCTGATGCTGCCGCTTATGGCCATGCTGATATGGGCCGTTGCGTGGTTGGGCGATTTGCAATGGTCCGCGCAACGGGTGGCGCAACTTAGCCGAAAGGCAGCAATGTCGAGCGCACTTGGGCAGCCTGTGAATCAAGTGCGCGCGGCAGGTCCAGTGGACTTGCGGGGTAGCTCCACCGCCCTTGCGGGTGTGGCGCCACGATCCGTTGCGACGTTGCAAGATGAGTGGTTTGGAACGGGATTGCAAATGCTGTCGGTGCAAGCGCAGATGTCTGTGCAGACATCGGGGCAGATGCGTGTGCAATCACTGTCACAACTTCGGGTAGAGCCACAAACGCAGACCATTGGACTGGGCCGCGGCATCTTGCCTGCGCCGTTGATCCGCCGCTATACGCGAGTGGCCATCGGTGCAGGACATGCGCAGGGGGATGCTGATATGCAGCGCCGCATCGCCAATGCACCCACCGCGTGGCGACAGGCGCAGCGCACGTCGGCGGCAGAGGCGCGCCGAGTGGGGGCGGCAGCGAGACGGATGGATGGCCCTTGGGGGCGGCCCGAACTGTCGCTGGATTGGGTGGCTGCATGGGACGACGTGGTTCCCGCGGACCGGCTGGGCAAACGTGGAGGCATCGTGAGATGA
- a CDS encoding putative holin encodes MAEPTSTGVVAAAAAGVAIAGLLPGIDGNALIGAFAGASLFVVSRKEGGLLSRAIYWAISFVIGYLAAPDVVALTPIKETAIAAFGAAALVVTIALAAIERIKTFDFAAVFKKGG; translated from the coding sequence ATGGCAGAACCCACAAGCACGGGGGTCGTTGCGGCGGCGGCCGCAGGTGTAGCAATCGCCGGCTTGTTGCCGGGGATCGATGGAAACGCGCTCATCGGGGCATTCGCTGGCGCATCGCTCTTTGTGGTGTCGCGCAAGGAGGGCGGCTTGCTGTCGCGCGCCATCTACTGGGCGATTTCTTTTGTGATTGGCTACCTGGCGGCGCCCGATGTGGTGGCGCTGACGCCGATCAAGGAAACCGCCATTGCGGCGTTCGGTGCTGCAGCGCTGGTCGTGACCATCGCTTTAGCGGCAATCGAACGCATCAAGACGTTCGATTTTGCCGCAGTCTTCAAAAAAGGTGGCTGA